The genomic DNA atttaaattactatattttttaatacaaatcgaACTATACGTAATCCATTCACCaatatttatatagatacaatgtacatacatcatagaTTAGTGCGaatttattatgataaaatCTTTGACGTAAACgtcaatgattttattatattttatctcgCAATAGCAGACAATATCATATGACTCATTATCTACCCGTAAATCACATTGTTATCCATATCACCACACTATAATGATTCAATTAAacctatatgtacgtaaatgaaTTTTTAGTGTGATAAAAACCTTAGAAGACTTAACTTCTCtccaaagttttatatattaactCAACACCATGAACACCTGTGCAGCTTATGTACTTTTACTTTTTAGCAGtaagtaatttttatatcacatTATACAAACTTATGTAGTACCTTGTgttccattatacatatatgtacattgaacaaAGTATAAAATGataatctaataaaataaatatggtaATATTTTAGTGGTAAACTGTCTAAATATCAGTAAAAACACCCAACCGGATTATAGAATTGTAGGAGGTATACCGACTACTTCGTCGGTTATACCTTATcaggtaattaaaaaaaaatatgacttgatgtgtgtgtatgtatgtatatattactcgtattctgtatatattacatgtatttgaatattttaggtGTCTATACAGAACTATTATGGTATACAGGGATACAGACATTTTTGTGGTGGAATGTTGGTTACAGTTCGACATATTCTTACAGCTGCACATTGCGTATATGATTATAATGGGTATGCTTGTTATATTTTGCCTAGGTTTAACCTATATAGTTCCAaactttatcatatttgaaCATAAATCCTGATATTCcgtttaaaatatatgttttttaattacGACACAACATGGAatcgtattttctattgaaaacttaaaatatcgaaatttCTCTCTCTTCCAAATGGTAGTGAAGcggtatatttcaaatttaatattttaaaatagtgaTATCACTGTTCGttacgaaaaatggttcagagacaagatatgacttttcttatagatctatgcccagtaaacacgaatctggtaataaaaaaatgttgattggctcgagattttatgtgttttttaaatcgcgcgatttttctatatcttcgtgttgttcggtgaatgtctcaaaatctgtcaatttcctgttcaaaatgaatattggaatctatagtcgggtattttatctttcatttgtagtacttatcagctttcaaatctctctaagtagtcgtccagttcaaatcaaaagtcaaaagtacatattttcacttggaattttttcccactgttaatactattttatattgagttttttctattgaaacatgtttattgggatagtgttctggccacactatttttttcgtttaaaagagttatttggaagtgtgctgaatttaaaatcggtaaagaaaagaaaagtcatatctcgtcaaaagttgtcatttgtcgaacagtgtaatcaaagTTCTGAAActgcaaaatatatatatatatatatatatatatatatatatatatatatatatatatatgtatatatatatatgtatatatatatatatatatatatatatatatatatatatatatatatatatatatatatatatataatatatatatggagtccGAGTCCGACTGTCACCGTGTCCGCGCGCGTTTCTCTCGCTCTCACTTTGCATTTCGAAATACTCGGACTCCCCACCCATCTATCACTACAAAACTAACCGTCTACTCACTTATttaactaattgcatcctagtataatttaagtgtaaaaataaacagatgatcggccgttaacagcgttttttaatatcagtgattgcgtaaaatttttgtgttaattttgtgtcagttacaaaagcgtatacgaacgagatacatctccctacctgaatacaaaaaaaaataagggtccctgctcgtcagccaaaattcggtcccacagaagcaataaatcttccacataattgctttcagacaaaaatttttaacgaactttacttaatagaataatagcaaacagaaacggtgtttcccaactgtctaatagttctttttcatatttaatttatattaaagtaattcgtgtaattttatattctttactaaatttattattaaaatattaaattgcaaaccgcactcacacatatataaatccgttgtctccaaagaggcgtctcacgataaagatctgtaaagaaagtagtataacaattgctaatctattattatcataactaactactttcacttacaaagtaaccctgttaaatggcatgtaataactcataagtgatccaagtgatacctaggatgactatcagacaaagctgaccacagagaagagtctgtaggaatctcgtcatagtcatcgtcatcgaaacattcgagaatattccgcaacaacaaaccacattccttgcgGAACTCACATTCATCAAAGCagttactgcgacgcagaatacattcccgaaaaccagacgtcgcacacctgcaaccattatattaaactcaagcggaacgcccctaccagtcgagtggaaccaaaacggtcgaaacacgccgccaccattaaactacatcgagcggaacggcgccaatcattccagaaaattctacgcctcgacaaaagtgcattcctcgtttacgcatcaacaaccacatgcgcttacgcatcaacaaccacttccatcaagcattccagaaaattctacgcctcgacaaaagcaaattcctctcgtacgcatcaacaaccccaccatcgatcaggtgactccagaaacactataaaaggaggtacaacccaaacaacgccagtcgacccacagcagcaagcgccGACACACAGCAACAGAgagtcgacatacagctcctgaccagccaccactacactacgtggacttggaagatcaaccagccggacgagccagcaacacactgccgtatccagagaccttccgaacatagccgaacaacgagccagcaacacattgccgcatccagagaccttctgaacatagctgaatgccgagccagcgacactctaccatatccagagaccgctgaacgacatacttttgcccacaaatataatacctttgtacaaccataggcaaacaataaaactttataaaactagcacaacagtgtttcgttaggccgggatacggtcaacacacatgtaccccgcctacattggtgaccccgacgtgatctacgcaaccttctgatcattcaacagcgctgtcaacaaacatgtaccccgcctacattggtgaccccatctttgaactacgcagccttcatagcagtcaacagcgcagtcaacacggcagcccacagtgcagcctccacaacaaccaacagccgccacgacagcagtcaacagcgcagcctacatagcagcccacagcgcagcccacatagcagcccacatcgcagcctacatagcagcccacatcgcagcctacatagcagcccacatcgcagcctacatagcagccaaCAAACGCCACGACAAGGCAACAGCCAGAAgccttcacgcaaccgcaagctTCGAGCAACCACAagcttcacgcaaccgcaagcttcatgcaaccgcagacttcactcaagacccgctgccgagacaactaactccagcacaaccaacgaagaccagcactcaacgcacttcgtcaaccaacgttcttcacgcaagatccgctgtcgagacaactaactccagcacaaccaacgaagaccagcactcaacgcacttcgtcaaccaacgttcttcacgcaagatccgctgtcgagacaactaactccagcacaaccaacgaagaccagcactcaacgcacttcgtcaaccaacgttcttcacgcaagattcgctgtcgagacaactaactccagcacaaccaacgaagaccagcactcaacgcacttcgtcaaccaacgttcttcacgcaagacccgctgccgagacaactaactccagcacaaccagcaaaacagtcacgcgaatgactccacgcagaacacagcagcctgcacaacagcaccatccaagccatcacaaaccttcactaccaacgcagctcgcccaaaataagcaacctggtggagaacaagacttggaccggcatgcaacacaagacccgctgtcgagacaactttctccagcacaaccggacaaacaacgacgccatcgagtcaacagactccaacacatcaagattcccacaaaaccacacacatcgctaacactcaccggagagccatgtaggaatctcgtcatagtcatcgtcatcgaaacattcgagaatattccgcaacaacaaaccacattccttgtGGAACTCACATTCATCAAAGCagttactgcgacgcagaatacattcccgaaaaccagacgtcgcacacctgcaaccattatattaaactcaagcggaacgcccctaccagtcgagtggaaccaaaacggtcgaaacacgccgccaccattaaactacatcgagcggaacggcgccaatcattccagaaaattctacgcctcgacaaaagtgcattcctcgtttacgcatcaacaaccacatgcgcttacgcatcaacaaccacttccatcaagcattccagaaaattctacgcctcgacaaaagcaaattcctctcgtacgcatcaacaaccccaccatcgatcaggtgactccagaaacactataaaaggaggtacaacccaaacaacgccagtcgacccacagcagcaagcgccGACACACAGCAACAGAgagtcgacatacagctcctgaccagccaccactacactacgtgtacttggaagatcaaccagccggacgagccagcaacacactgccgtatccagagaccttccgaacatagccgaacaacgagccagcaacacactgccgcatccagagaccttctgaacatagctgaatgccgagccagcgacactctaccatatccagagaccgctgaacgacatacttttgcccacaaatataatacctttgtacaaccataggcaaacaataaaactttataaaactagcacaacagtgtttcgttaggccgggatacggtcaacacacgtgtaccccgcctacaagtctatggcggtaagaactcactccttgaatggaaatctctctcaagtaccgcctttttctcaacacatcttggataaatgcgagaaaaataatatccaaacctccaacaaggtaagagtgacgatggatgatagcttagttaatagaaacctgtatttagtcacgtacaatgtaagaacgttatcgagtgaaggaagtgtgcttgcattagagaatgaattagaaagtatcaaatgggatttagtaggacttaagGCTTAGACTTAAGACTTAAGGCTTAGGACTTaggcgaagtaagacgaaaacaggaaaaccaaataatcctaaaaagtggtaactgtctctactggagagggctaccaaatggtagaataggaggagtagggtttcttatcaataagagaatagaaagaaatattatagaaataagcgacatatcggaacgtatatgctatgtagtattaagaatctcgagcaggtacacttgtcaaatcttccaagtgtacgcccccacatctagccacccagacgaggaaataaaAGACTTCtgcgaaaaactacagggcgcatacgataatagccgccaccactttaaaataatcatgggcgactttaacgcaaaaataggacaaaaggcaaacacagaaagagcagtaggcaattttggtaccggccaaagaaacgacagaggcgatcgcctcatagaattcgcagaacacaacaggctctttatcactaattcatttttcaggaaaaacgcaaacaataagtggacttgggagagtcctaaaggagacaggaacgaaatagatttcatcctaacaaataccctgcactccgttaaagacgttagtgttttaagtaaagtagatataggtagcgatcacagattagtccgggccaagatggccattaatataaattgcgaacgtaggaaactaataaaaggatgcagtagctctccagacttcgctcaactaaggtctaggaaaaaggaattcgaactcgaacttggaaatagatacgagaaattaaacccagaagcagacatcgaggaattgaacactgtaattagttcggttctaacctcaacaggtaagaaattaggtggattcaggaaacagattaaattaagcaaaatttcagcggaaacaaaaaacctaattaagcataaaaggagtttagatagggataataataagcaagaatacaatctagtaaataaggaaattaaaaagagaatagtcagggatgtcagggattttaacagcaagttaatagaaagtaccattaagaataaccgtagcctgaaaaagtgcaaacaggatcttttcttaggcaaaaaccaattgatcgcaatcagatcagagagcggagtaataattaggaatagagaagaaatcatagacagagtttacacgttctatgcaaaactatacgagaacgacaacggccaatcccccgctctggaatcgacaaacggccaaagggttcctgcagtattgcctagcgaagtagaggccgcgctaaaaactgcaaagaacggtaaaaccccaggggaagataatattcacattgacttactaaaatgtggcggctcccccctaaataatatcttagctaggcttttcagcaaatgcatccagaaccaagctataccggaaggatggaataacgcaactatcatcttaatacacaaaaaaggtgataaaagcgatatcaagaactaccgacccattagtttactttcagcggtctacaagctcttcacgaaggttattacagaaaggctgaagaatatcctcgacgagaaccaacctatagaacaggcaggatttagggcaaatttcagtacaatggaccacctccaagtagttggcgaactaatcgaacgcgccaacgaatatcaacggccattttgcctaggtttcgtcgattatgagaaagccttcgatacagtgagccacaatgcagtactttacgctctacaaacacagggagtaccggaaccctatgtggggctgttagctgcaatatataagaatgccacagcttcggttaaaattttttcaggtacagatagatttagcataagaaaaggagtaagacaaggagatacaatctcgcccaagttattcaatgcggtgcttgagggagttttcaggaacttggaatgggacaaagccggagtaagcatcaacggtcgcttcttgagtcaccttcggttcgcagacgatatagttttaatagctcgtgattcagctgacctacttaacagactaacacagctggacagggaaagtagaaaagtagaattaaaaattaacgtagataagaccaaactaatgttcaataggtattgcatgcctgatagcatcccattagatgataaaccagtagaagtagtaaataattatttatatttaggtcaaataattgacatgtctggtaataaagatgaagagataaagagacgtatgaaattaggatggagtgcatttggacggatgaatgctgtttttaaatcaaaaatgccactctgcctgaagaaaaagatctttgatcaatgcgttttgccagtgattacgtatggatttgaaacttggacactgaacaccaagatgctacataaaatccaatgcactcaaagaagtatggagcgctgtatgtttggcataacctgaaaagacagaaagcggaacacgtgggtgagaagtatgacaagagtagtggacatagtggatagagtgaagagattgaaatggcaatgggcgggtcacgtagctaggaggatggacgaaaggtggacaaaagaattgcttgaatggtacccgagagaatgcaaaagggtaaaaggaagaccgcaaggaagatgggtgaacgaaattaggaaaatgtgcggggtgagatggatgagtgttgcgcaaaacagagacgggtggaagcgtgttggagaggccttcatccagcagtggatggcgagtggctgtaaatgatgatgatgatgatgatataatatatatatatatatatatatatatatatatatatatatatatatatatatatatatatatgtatatatatatatatatatatatatatatatatatatatatatatatatatatatatatatatatatatatatatatatatatgtatatatatatatatatatatatataaatatatatatatatatatatatatatatatatatatatatatattgtgttgagtatataaaattttgttgcTCATAATAAactaatgaatgtttttcaattaaagGAAATTACTTCAACCTGGTTCTCTCCGAATTGTGGCAGGATACGAATTTATAAATCAAACATCACCAATGTATACTCAACAACGTGCAGTTTCATTCATCAGTGCTCACAATGGTTACAGAACTGCTCCTAATGATTTTAACAACGATATTGCAATAATGAAAGTGagacatttaattaaatatgtatactgttatatgtattttaatttttttatttaaagtggCCAGATATTTTATGTTCGAATGCAGGATgagcaaaaaaatatgtaaaagtatttatttaatcaaataactatatttaaatattaaatatatacgtacagatattatttattagtaatTTTTGTTGCTAAAATGTTAAACAAAAAAGGTTATATCCAATGAGGCCAACTTTACAAATGGGAGTATTTTTCAATATGGGATAAAATACTCAAATGCAATTCTGTCCAGCATAATGCAGGGTGTCTGACCACTTTATTTTATGGCAagctattctattttataaatatgtattttaaccatttattttgaatattattatacataggtatatcccGATTTCTATGTAACGACAACAGTAAGATTAGCGACATTACGACGAACAAAATCGAATGCTGGTGAAATGTGTTTTGTTAGTGGATGGGGAAGATTGTCACCTGGTGAGATAATATGATCTATTTAGATGTGAAGTCAGTGACCGCTCGTAttttagatatttgacatatatactcattaataatgagtatgtcaaatatctacatatatgtaaatgcgattgtttcataatttttctGGGGGTACTGCAACGCCGTAATTCCTAGTCACGAGCAGTCACTGTGTGAAATATACATACCCATAATGATTAGtatgataaaatatgaatacatgTTTTTTTCGGATATAGATATTACTTTACTACCCAATCAATTAATGAAAGTAGACGTGCCATTATATAATTACAATCAGTGCAAAGCTGCTTATGGGTCACGTCTTACTGGAAATATGATATGTGCAGGTTATGCTGAAGGGGGAAAAGATGCTTGTCAGGTACTACATgaatagaatataataattacatacatatgtacatatcatttgCATTGGATACGACTTAACTGTGCattgaaaaaaacaattttgttcctcaaaatgaattatttatgcATTAGAGCAAAAGAAAATGTGCATTTATGCTGCAACGTCACCAAACCACAACCGccaatatttatgatttttatgtaataatcaCCTTAAAGTCCGCTACAAATAGGCGATAAATTGCACATCACAgcaacgggtctacctcacgggcccgaatgtgaaacgcccgaaaacgcaaagatcttgtcgaaagataaaaaaagggtgcatggtaaacggtacatactcacttaatttgcgcgagcaggatacaacaggaacaagaggaacagacttttcctcccgtattctgcgcgcgcacattaatacaggaggacaagcctgttcctcttgttcctgttgtatcctgctcacgcaaattaagtgagtatgtaccgtttaccatgcaacctttttttttgatctttcgattttcgatctttgccttcctatatttgcgttttcgggcgtttcacattcgggcccgtcacggagactgcACAGCAACATATCGCCCGTGTATAGAGGgcttaaaattagtaaaatatacaaaacatgTAATTATTTATAGCAGTTTcggatcaagtaaatggggggccccaagcgcatttgaaatttgaggcccccacttcagtaacaaaatatattatcatcGTATTTTACCATGATTTTCAGTATATGCtttttcattaggattttacatacaaaaccattttttatttatttatttgctatatgtacatgaaacactaatagtttttggaataaaatagctaatattttaaaatactatgtaaaatgggtattaatttcatttattctttgcttacgaacgtattgtggaaaatgataataatttgtaagctGTAAATTTTGGTAGAAAAGGCCTATTTTGGGGGCGCCGAGTATGATAAACCGCCACTGATTAATAGATTATGGAtaggtagtacatacatatgtatgtacttacatcacAGCTGTAGCCAGAATTATTTCCTCATACTTTATATGGACATATCACAGTATCGTTTTTTTCTCATTCAAACAGATGTTAAtgttgatgtacatacatagatgcataTTGCATATAATgatctcattttatttttgaattacaaAACTGTTTTTAATggtctaataaaatatttaattattttttatccatAATTTATAGGGAGATTCGGGTGGACCACTCACATGTAATGGACAAGTAGTCGGTATTGTTTCGTATGGTATTGGATGCGCACAACGTGGTTATCCTGGAGTATACACTGAGGTGTATAGATATAAAGAATGGATTACGAAACAATCAAcaggaaataatataaatttttcattgccTCTTTTATTTGTTTCCGTAATTATTTCTTCATattatctaaataaataaaattgtaatactatgattgtatgtatttcatatatttgTCTTCATTTCTGTACTTCATTAAATCAATCCTTTTTATTTTGAGAAATACTAAAATCTTTTATCTATAGTGTTAAAgattttttagatttattttacaaaaattaaatataaatataataatcaagtAACCCTAAATCAGAGGGTGAGCCATGATTTCTTGTAAGTGTCATCTTCATTTAAATCTAGTCTACAACAATTACTCGCAAGTCATTACTAAGGGATGGCGGTCAGGTTGCTCAACggccataaaaataaatttctattatttatcatttttttggtCTCCTGTTTTCTCGGACAGTGGAGAGGTCTTTTGATCGCCGTTCTTTAGTCATTACTCTATTCAATCACAATAATGTCAACGATCACAAAAATACCAATAAATATACGTAATTTTATCACATTCTCAGATTATAATGACTAATGACTTGTCAATGATATGACAGAAATGAGCCCTggattatttgtttttattttattttattttacatatacagcCATAAGGACCATTGCACCATAAAACAATAGAACAAtagtgataaaataaataaaatgaaaggaataaaataaaatgcatttagcatttttacaaattggaaAAATGATAATGTaacaaatttttacaattttgtttactaatattaaaaaaatcaaattggctaaattcgtttcccagtttatgaagtctgagtaacgttgaatttttgttataattagTGGCATAATTTTTGATGTGGCATAAATGGCTGCATCTGGTAAATCTCCCCGGTTATgaacatttatgaaaaatatatatatttgttttgaaatatattttcaatgcgTAACAtatttacatctacatataatattaattatgtgtattgtattatagttGAATTAagttctatttttaaaaacaacaaaaaattctaaaatataaaacatcattCGAATCAGTACTGGATAATATGGCTAAACAACTGCATTATGTGGTACCAAGAGTGAATGAGTTCCGTCTCTCGCTAGATTGAAACTCGCGAGATTTTTCCAAGTTCTATTATTATCGACATCGTACTCCAAAACTTGATTCAATAAACCACTCGAATTTCCTTCCCGcctgaaaattaaatacaatattttagttTAACTATGTgacacatttttattacaatatcaaTAGGTAAATTCACCTATAAATACGAATTTGTTACGGAATAGACAAATACTAGCAGCTGTTCGAGGACTTGGCAATTCACAAAATAAAGTCCACACGTCTGAATTCGGATCATACAACTCTACGTTTGCTATAAAAGTCGATGAGTTACTGTAATCTGTGGCACCACTGACCACCATTAATTCCATTAATTGCAGCActctaaaaaaaattagaatattaaattaaatcaattatttgGCTATTGGttacacaaaaatacatatattatgctaAGCAGATTATattcggttttttttataaagagaTCATTTTTACTAAGTTTTTCTCTAAGTTTATCTATGGAAAATGTATTCGTGTGTATATAAATTGCATAAAACTCttctaaaatttatatgtaaatttttaattattcaaaaatacaaaatattagatTTGAACAAAATGTTCCTTCTTTAAATGTAAAGATGTTTGACCCatcatgaaaaatatatttttttttgttatctgAAATGACCACCTCTTTACTAATGattcaaatgaataaatattacagATATCATATCTGTTTCTAATCATAGGCGCACAATATGACCAAGAGTTGGTTTCCGGTGTGTAAACTTGGACAGTTTTGACGATGGTTGGAGTGGCACCtccttttacatatacatatgtgaccaTTAAATACAGCAGCACCATGAGCATGACATGGCACCAGCATGTTAGCATCGTCAGTTTCCCACGTCATGGTATTTGTACATGTGACACAGTACTTACAcctaaatacaaattaaatttgataatttcaAACATATTCATGTCATCTGAGATATGAATGTTTAAAGtgttgtttgtatatattactTTTCTACTGATCTAAACGGATTAGCCTCACTAATAACACCTCTAATGATATATATGTGAGTAGAGAGTcctgatattattattactgcAACAGCATTCCAACGTCCCTGCTTTAAAGATGCCACAGATGACTTTTCTCCATTTGTCAAAAATGTCAAATCTATACATTCcacctaaaaataataatagacaatATATCGATTAT from Arctopsyche grandis isolate Sample6627 chromosome 1, ASM5162203v2, whole genome shotgun sequence includes the following:
- the LOC143922269 gene encoding trypsin I-P1-like, giving the protein MNTCAAYVLLLFSMVNCLNISKNTQPDYRIVGGIPTTSSVIPYQVSIQNYYGIQGYRHFCGGMLVTVRHILTAAHCVYDYNGKLLQPGSLRIVAGYEFINQTSPMYTQQRAVSFISAHNGYRTAPNDFNNDIAIMKVYPDFYVTTTVRLATLRRTKSNAGEMCFVSGWGRLSPDITLLPNQLMKVDVPLYNYNQCKAAYGSRLTGNMICAGYAEGGKDACQGDSGGPLTCNGQVVGIVSYGIGCAQRGYPGVYTEVYRYKEWITKQSTGNNINFSLPLLFVSVIISSYYLNK